The Cydia pomonella isolate Wapato2018A chromosome 20, ilCydPomo1, whole genome shotgun sequence genome contains a region encoding:
- the LOC133528763 gene encoding neurogenic locus notch homolog protein 1: MAGSLLVIAPLVLFACLQVGVDAQRYYNYYPRGYYGRNLGSLYEHGRSISDNQVACGAHTCGVGAHCTQGSVRPVCACLPGHSGDPLSQCIRIECVDNSECRSHQTCVNQHCVNPCEGTCGINANCDVRNHIPVCTCPAGYTGNPFSSCRVADPEEACHPSPCGPNTKCHVANNQAICTCLPGYRGSPLSGCRHECESDHECGSQQTCRDFKCVSPCSDCGVSADCETVAAHRAVCKCPRGYHGDPYRICSPECTSDGECPSYKPACVYNACINPCTNVCGVNADCNLRGLTPVCSCPRNMTGDPFTYCRPFEARDLCEPNPCGTNAKCTPGHDRTGAERPVCTCPSGYIGNALVNCERGECELDSQCPDHLACVGFQCVDPCLGNTQCGSGAVCMGRRHLAVCTCPQGRNGDALVNCYESRSEAASTRYYRYKRNGNGDPEPAAVSEANVEAEAEATQATEVKESEAKVEAVKATTEAKAST, from the exons ATGGCCGGATCTTTGCTAGTCATAGCACCTTTGGTGCTCTTTGCGTGCCTTCAAGTTGGAGTAGACG CTCAACGCTACTACAATTACTACCCTCGCGGCTACTATGGCCGAAACTTGGGCTCTCTATACGAACATGGACGTTCCATCTCAGACAACCAGGTGGCTTGCGGGGCTCACACGTGTGGCGTTGGAGCACACTGCACTCAGGGCAGTGTGAGGCCTGTGTGCGCGTGCTTGCCAGGACATTCTGGAGACCCGCTGTCGCAGTGCATAAGGATTGAGTGCGTTG ATAACAGCGAGTGCCGAAGCCATCAGACTTGCGTAAACCAGCACTGCGTCAATCCGTGCGAGGGCACTTGTGGCATCAACGCCAACTGTGAT GTCCGCAACCATATTCCGGTGTGTACGTGCCCTGCTGGTTACACCGGCAACCCCTTCTCTTCCTGCAGAGTTGCCGATCCAG AAGAAGCTTGCCACCCATCGCCGTGCGGACCCAACACAAAATGCCACGTCGCCAACAACCAAGCCATCTGTACCTGCCTGCCTGGATACAGG GGTAGCCCTCTATCCGGCTGCCGACACGAGTGCGAATCAGATCACGAGTGTGGCTCGCAGCAGACGTGCCGAGACTTCAAGTGCGTCAGCCCCTGCAGCGACTGCGGCGTCAGCGCTGATTGCGAGACTGTGGCGGCACATCGCGCTGTTTGCAAGTGCCCTAGA GGCTACCACGGCGATCCCTACCGTATCTGCTCCCCTGAGTGCACGTCTGACGGCGAGTGCCCCAGCTACAAGCCCGCCTGCGTGTACAACGCTTGCATCAACCCCTGCACGAACGTCTGTGGTGTGAACGCCGACTGCAACCTCCGCGGCCTGACCCCCGTATGCTCCTGCCCTAGGAACATGACTGGAGATCCCTTCACCTACTGCAGACCTTTCGAAGCCC GTGATCTCTGCGAGCCCAACCCTTGCGGTACCAACGCCAAGTGCACTCCCGGCCACGACAGAACTGGCGCCGAGCGTCCCGTCTGCACATGTCCCTCCGGATACATCGGCAATGCCCTCGTCAATTGTGAACGA GGTGAATGCGAATTAGACTCCCAGTGCCCTGACCACTTGGCGTGCGTTGGCTTCCAGTGCGTAGACCCTTGCCTCGGCAACACCCAGTGCGGTTCCGGAGCTGTGTGCATGGGCAGGAGACATCTTGCCGTCTGCACTTGCCCTCAAG GTCGCAACGGCGATGCCCTGGTTAACTGCTACGAAAGTCGGTCCGAGGCTGCCTCCACACGCTACTACCGGTACAAGCGAAATGGTAATGGCGACCCCGAACCTGCTGCCGTCTCCGAAGCTAACGTGGAAGCTGAAGCTGAAGCAACTCAAGCAACCGAAGTGAAAGAGAGTGAAGCGAAGGTTGAGGCAGTTAAAGCAACCACTGAAGCTAAAGCTTCGACATAA
- the LOC133528797 gene encoding exocyst complex component 8, whose amino-acid sequence MSDINMEKFAKADFGPDRYVKELARSCVGGEELQQQKEKIQVLAEDTASALKKNVYENYMQFIETATEISHLEAEMYKLSRLLSEQRSVLTTLSHASVLGHDNTISRESLDTQDFEAEKAEEQRKNKLNTIMDKVESCMNLLDTPDRTLLHEGDLLEIDAEENTALQRMHVYLFNDCLMLSSWITNRRGPMRYKFQASYPISTLAVVNVRDLGTVKQAFKVLAFPDTRVFQCNSFAIKKDWLDKFDVAKKMYIENENSKLKKKDEKPKPELVESPSLSVEELPSPQIPTLPEWLADVTEELDVLIVERHFQKTYELMVSAQKSLNSDEFKTHPERDAILKKIEQKQKILIDILLKELDVTHNWSPRGGLQSSRYPVLILNKFNMTSQACELFLAICSHTVKVHIKGVQLEGTINTYVKQVGEVFFCSLSDALTEFTTLFPKNKISAFVVWASLQLRMLLSQIIKQVFTPQCPLDSVLECVQSLRDQCLLFCEFGLDLRFHLNSSLRSPTNKALKEYKEKIIDSMKSKLAEDKWTPVNMHTKAGVQKFLTQMENLGLILAKYVINETWVDLSSSTIWFAQSVITIQKVGLTLVTKDLMETLDDCIYAIFNARLVLGVGNDSIYAQKNFRFILDTVMPLMLRCYKEEVGYENDKLLALAKKHGVSVALPKKSNITKYTSNEYL is encoded by the coding sequence ATGTCCGACATCAACATGGAAAAGTTTGCAAAAGCAGACTTTGGTCCGGATCGCTACGTGAAGGAATTAGCGAGATCCTGCGTCGGAGGGGAGGAGCTGCAACAGCAAAAGGAGAAGATTCAAGTTCTCGCCGAAGATACCGCAAGCGCTCTGAAGAAAAATGTTTACGAGAATTACATGCAGTTCATCGAGACGGCGACAGAGATATCTCACCTGGAGGCTGAAATGTACAAGCTGTCGCGCCTGCTTAGCGAGCAAAGGTCTGTGCTTACGACGCTCTCTCATGCCTCTGTTTTGGGGCACGATAATACCATTTCCCGGGAGTCTCTGGATACACAGGATTTCGAAGCCGAGAAAGCGGAAGAGCAGAGGAAAAATAAACTCAACACTATCATGGATAAGGTTGAAAGTTGCATGAATTTATTAGACACCCCAGACAGGACTCTGCTTCATGAGGGAGACTTGCTAGAGATCGACGCAGAAGAGAATACCGCTTTACAGAGAatgcatgtttatttatttaatgactgTCTCATGCTTTCATCTTGGATAACAAACCGCCGAGGGCCAATGAGGTACAAATTCCAAGCAAGTTATCCTATTAGCACTTTGGCCGTAGTTAACGTGCGCGACCTAGGTACTGTGAAACAAGCCTTTAAGGTACTAGCATTCCCTGACACAAGGGTCTTCCAATGTAACAGTTTTGCAATTAAAAAAGACTGGTTGGATAAGTTTGATGTGGCCAAGAAAATGTATATTGAAAATGAGAATTCCAAACTGAAAAAGAAGGATGAAAAGCCTAAGCCAGAGTTAGTAGAGTCCCCTAGTTTATCAGTAGAGGAGTTGCCATCACCACAGATCCCAACTCTACCGGAATGGCTGGCCGATGTCACCGAGGAACTAGATGTACTCATAGTTGAAAGACATTTTCAAAAAACTTACGAATTGATGGTATCTGCTCAGAAATCTTTGAATTCTGATGAATTTAAAACCCACCCCGAGAGAGATGCCATCTTGAAAAAGATTGAACAGAAACAGAAGATTCTAATAGATATATTGCTAAAAGAACTTGATGTGACTCACAACTGGAGTCCACGGGGAGGGCTCCAGTCTTCTCGGTATCCGGTGCTTATCCTCAACAAGTTTAACATGACAAGTCAAGCTTGTGAACTGTTTCTGGCAATCTGCAGCCACACGGTCAAAGTCCACATCAAAGGAGTCCAGTTAGAGGGTACTATCAATACATATGTTAAGCAAGTTGGGGAGGTTTTCTTCTGCTCATTGAGTGATGCCTTAACAGAGTTTACAACTCTATTTCCTAAGAATAAAATTAGTGCTTTTGTAGTGTGGGCAAGTCTGCAACTAAGAATGCTACTCAGTCAGATCATCAAACAGGTGTTCACACCACAATGCCCTTTAGATTCAGTTCTGGAGTGTGTTCAGAGCCTTAGAGATCAATGCCTGCTGTTCTGTGAGTTTGGGCTGGACCTGAGATTTCATCTCAACAGCTCCTTAAGATCACCCACAAACAAAGCTCTCAAAGAGTATAAAGAAAAAATTATAGATTCTATGAAATCAAAACTAGCAGAAGACAAGTGGACCCCAGTTAACATGCACACTAAAGCGGGTGTCCAGAAGTTTTTAACACAGATGGAGAATTTGGGCCTTATATTAGCTAAGTATGTTATAAACGAGACATGGGTTGACCTCTCTAGTAGTACTATATGGTTTGCTCAGTCTGTGATAACTATTCAGAAAGTGGGACTGACTCTTGTTACTAAGGACCTGATGGAGACTTTGGATGATTGCATCTATGCTATTTTTAATGCCAGGCTAGTGCTTGGTGTAGGTAATGATTCAATATACGCTCAAAAGAATTTCAGGTTCATTTTGGATACAGTGATGCCTCTGATGCTCCGATGTTACAAGGAGGAGGTGGGATATGAGAATGACAAGTTGTTGGCACTAGCAAAGAAACACGGTGTCAGTGTGGCACTGCCAAAGAAGTCTAATATCACAAAATACACGAGTAACGAATATTTATGA